A genome region from Acinetobacter lwoffii includes the following:
- a CDS encoding polysaccharide biosynthesis/export family protein — protein sequence MRQIQLAFLLTCGLTLTGCAVTSGLQTYDLPAEGVYQTELGTSVNVIKLTQDSMLAVQPAVQNIQQDYAHLFSTPHRSYSLSPGDILSIYLWAYPEMTPSSPNAASEDSARSIGYQIDSQGYIQFPIIGRYKAAGKSLTQVNRELRSQLARYLKTPDVIVRVLSYQGQRYSVQGNVIKGGQFYLSDQPVSVYTALGMAGGVNAQQGNNASITLVRQGQTYTLNTVELEKAGFSLHNLLIQPNDTLYVNNRENQKIYVMGESGKNQSLPLRDQGMSLSDVLGESLGLNPLSASRSKIYIVRSQPNAVHTEVYHMDLSSIADFGLANQFKMRSNDIVYVDASGLARWQRVVNQVIPFSNALYNLDRLGQ from the coding sequence GTGCGACAAATTCAACTGGCTTTTTTACTGACTTGCGGTCTCACTTTGACCGGCTGTGCAGTTACCTCTGGTCTGCAAACTTATGACCTACCAGCAGAAGGTGTTTATCAAACCGAACTTGGCACTTCAGTCAATGTGATTAAACTCACCCAGGACTCTATGCTGGCCGTTCAGCCTGCTGTACAAAATATTCAACAAGATTATGCCCATTTGTTTAGCACCCCGCATCGTAGCTACAGTCTGAGTCCGGGCGACATCCTGTCGATTTATTTGTGGGCTTATCCGGAAATGACTCCATCTTCTCCAAATGCAGCAAGTGAAGACTCTGCGCGTTCAATTGGCTATCAGATTGATTCTCAAGGTTATATCCAGTTTCCAATTATTGGCCGCTACAAGGCTGCAGGCAAATCCCTGACCCAAGTCAACCGTGAGTTGCGCAGTCAGTTGGCCCGTTATCTAAAAACTCCAGATGTCATTGTACGGGTTCTGTCCTATCAGGGTCAGCGCTACTCCGTTCAGGGCAATGTCATCAAAGGCGGTCAGTTTTATTTAAGCGATCAGCCGGTAAGTGTCTATACGGCCTTGGGCATGGCTGGTGGTGTAAATGCCCAACAGGGCAATAATGCTTCCATTACCTTGGTCCGTCAGGGACAGACCTATACCCTGAATACCGTAGAACTGGAAAAAGCAGGTTTTTCACTGCATAACTTGCTGATCCAGCCGAATGACACTTTATATGTGAACAATCGCGAAAATCAAAAAATCTATGTCATGGGTGAATCTGGCAAAAACCAGTCCTTGCCACTGCGCGATCAGGGGATGAGTTTAAGTGATGTATTAGGTGAAAGTTTGGGCCTAAATCCACTCTCTGCTAGCCGTAGCAAGATTTATATTGTGCGCAGTCAGCCAAATGCTGTGCACACTGAAGTTTATCACATGGACCTGAGCAGTATTGCCGACTTCGGTCTGGCCAACCAGTTCAAGATGCGCAGTAATGACATTGTCTATGTCGATGCTTCAGGTCTGGCACGCTGGCAACGTGTCGTAAACCAGGTGATTCCATTCTCGAATGCACTTTATAACCTGGATCGCTTGGGGCAATAA
- a CDS encoding NAD-dependent epimerase/dehydratase family protein: MSQYQTVCEQLQQAPKTWLITGVAGFIGSNLLETLLKLNQNVVGLDNFATGHQHNLDEVQSLVKPEQWENFKFYEGDIRNFADCQKACAGVDYVLHEAALGSVPRSIADPITTNAANITGFLNMLTAARDAEVKSFTYAASSSTYGDHPALPKVEENIGKPLSPYAVTKYVNELYAEVFARTYGFKTIGLRYFNVFGKRQDPNGAYAAVIPKWTAAMIAGDDVFINGDGETSRDFCFIENTVQANILAATTQNDEAKNQVYNVAVGDRTTLNDLFNAIKAALNENGVTYTKEPVYRDFRAGDVRHSQASIEKIRTLLEYIPQFSISQGIDKTMPWYSKKLLK, from the coding sequence ATGAGCCAATATCAAACTGTATGCGAGCAATTACAACAAGCACCAAAAACCTGGTTAATTACCGGTGTAGCAGGCTTTATTGGCTCAAATTTACTGGAAACCCTGTTAAAGCTGAACCAAAATGTGGTGGGTCTGGACAATTTTGCCACAGGTCATCAGCATAATCTGGATGAAGTGCAAAGTCTGGTCAAGCCTGAACAATGGGAAAACTTCAAGTTTTATGAAGGTGATATCCGTAATTTTGCAGATTGCCAGAAAGCATGTGCAGGAGTGGACTATGTCTTGCATGAAGCAGCTTTAGGTTCTGTACCCCGTTCAATTGCCGACCCGATTACCACCAATGCAGCCAATATTACCGGCTTTTTAAATATGCTGACAGCTGCACGAGATGCAGAAGTCAAAAGTTTTACCTATGCCGCCAGCAGTTCAACTTATGGTGACCATCCGGCACTGCCTAAAGTTGAAGAAAATATCGGCAAGCCACTTTCGCCTTATGCGGTCACCAAATATGTAAATGAGCTGTATGCTGAAGTCTTTGCTCGAACTTACGGCTTTAAAACGATTGGTTTGCGTTACTTCAATGTCTTCGGCAAGCGTCAGGACCCGAATGGGGCCTACGCTGCAGTCATTCCAAAATGGACAGCAGCCATGATTGCTGGTGATGATGTTTTCATTAATGGTGATGGTGAAACCAGTCGTGATTTCTGTTTTATTGAAAACACGGTCCAGGCCAATATTCTGGCAGCAACTACACAAAATGATGAAGCCAAAAATCAGGTCTATAATGTCGCAGTAGGGGATCGTACGACTCTAAATGATTTATTTAATGCCATTAAAGCTGCATTAAATGAAAATGGTGTGACTTATACGAAAGAGCCTGTATATCGGGATTTTCGGGCTGGGGATGTGCGACATTCACAGGCAAGTATAGAAAAAATTAGAACTCTTTTAGAGTATATACCTCAATTTTCAATTTCACAGGGTATTGATAAAACAATGCCGTGGTATAGTAAAAAATTATTAAAATGA
- a CDS encoding glycosyltransferase family 4 protein, whose product MMKKILIIATSSDSLMIFRKALIVDFQKKYFDVHVAAPNINSNTVIREQLDNLGVAYHQIKLDRTGLNIYSDFLSIISLTKLIFQIKPDYVLSYTIKPVIYGAIVSKFLGVKNIYSLITGLGYIFISLDDSKYKTTKLQKIVFVLYKISLFFSKKVIFQNPDDANLFEDMKLVNPEKINIVNGSGVDLSFYDYDISILEDYTSEQSLKFLMLGRIIGDKGIREYIGAARELKKKYGKKVVFQLGGGLDTNPTAILKEELDEWINTGIIEYLGELKDVRPAITNSHVFILPSYREGTSRSILEAMSVGRPIITTNVAGCRQLVEVGKNGYLAEPKSVQSLIKEIDKIIQLSSSEIVKMGSYSRKIVEEKYDVRKVNKDMLSIMGVV is encoded by the coding sequence ATGATGAAAAAAATTTTAATCATTGCTACAAGCTCAGATTCTTTAATGATTTTTAGAAAAGCTCTAATTGTGGATTTTCAAAAAAAATATTTTGATGTTCATGTTGCAGCTCCTAATATTAACTCTAATACAGTTATTAGAGAACAATTGGATAATTTAGGAGTTGCTTATCATCAAATTAAATTAGATAGAACAGGTCTAAATATTTATTCTGATTTTCTTAGTATAATTTCACTAACTAAGCTTATATTTCAGATTAAGCCAGATTATGTGCTTAGTTATACTATTAAGCCTGTTATTTATGGAGCTATAGTTTCTAAATTTTTGGGAGTAAAAAATATTTACTCACTTATTACTGGTTTAGGCTATATTTTTATTAGTTTAGATGACTCTAAATACAAAACAACAAAATTACAAAAAATTGTTTTTGTGTTATATAAAATTTCATTATTTTTTTCTAAAAAGGTAATTTTTCAAAATCCTGATGATGCAAATTTATTTGAAGATATGAAGCTTGTTAATCCTGAGAAAATTAATATTGTAAATGGTTCAGGAGTTGATCTGAGTTTTTATGATTATGATATATCTATTTTGGAAGATTACACTTCAGAGCAATCTTTAAAATTCCTAATGTTAGGTCGAATTATTGGTGATAAAGGTATACGTGAGTATATTGGGGCTGCTAGAGAACTAAAGAAAAAATATGGCAAAAAAGTAGTTTTTCAGTTGGGTGGAGGGCTAGATACAAATCCAACAGCTATTTTAAAAGAAGAATTAGATGAATGGATTAATACTGGAATTATTGAGTATTTAGGAGAACTAAAAGATGTTCGTCCTGCTATTACTAATAGCCATGTATTTATATTACCTTCATATCGTGAAGGTACCTCAAGGTCTATTTTAGAAGCTATGTCTGTTGGTCGTCCTATTATTACTACTAATGTTGCCGGCTGTCGACAGTTGGTAGAAGTGGGTAAGAATGGATATCTTGCAGAACCAAAGTCAGTACAAAGTTTAATTAAGGAAATTGATAAAATTATTCAATTATCTTCAAGTGAGATAGTAAAAATGGGCAGTTATTCACGTAAAATAGTCGAAGAGAAATACGATGTTCGTAAGGTGAATAAAGATATGTTAAGTATTATGGGTGTTGTTTAA
- a CDS encoding glycosyltransferase family 2 protein → MLSHSISVIIPFYNSVDTIERAIVSVFNQTLLPLEIIIVDDKSLFESKIYAMEIVEKYKNKKIIDIKFFSLEKNVGAGEARNYGWSKASGDLIAFLDSDDSWLDNKLEIQSKYFYLDNDLVLCGHLYSIQTKKEYLKKEESHNEIGCKIINKRLQLLKNRFATSTVMIRNNIDKRFEANKRYSEDFLLWSEIICSNYKAIEINEVLAIYYKSIFGSSGLSSNMFKMYKGNIDSYKVLFNLGHISIISYLFFILFSTLKYLRRIILKWVRDFMMLLR, encoded by the coding sequence ATGTTAAGTCATTCTATAAGTGTTATTATACCCTTTTATAACTCAGTAGATACTATTGAGAGAGCAATAGTATCTGTTTTTAATCAAACTTTGCTTCCATTGGAAATAATAATTGTAGATGATAAGAGTTTGTTTGAATCAAAGATTTATGCTATGGAGATTGTAGAAAAATATAAAAATAAAAAAATAATTGATATAAAATTCTTTTCATTAGAAAAAAATGTAGGAGCTGGCGAAGCAAGAAACTATGGTTGGTCAAAGGCTTCAGGTGACTTGATAGCTTTTTTAGACTCTGATGATAGCTGGTTGGATAATAAGCTTGAAATACAGTCTAAATATTTTTACTTAGATAATGATTTAGTATTATGCGGACACTTATATTCAATACAAACTAAAAAAGAATATTTAAAAAAAGAGGAATCTCATAATGAAATAGGTTGTAAAATTATAAATAAAAGATTGCAATTACTAAAAAATAGATTTGCTACATCAACAGTCATGATTAGAAATAATATTGATAAAAGATTTGAAGCTAATAAAAGATATTCTGAGGATTTTCTTTTATGGAGTGAGATTATATGTAGTAATTATAAAGCTATAGAAATTAATGAAGTATTAGCGATATATTATAAATCTATATTTGGTAGCTCTGGTTTAAGTTCAAATATGTTTAAAATGTATAAAGGAAATATTGATTCATATAAAGTGCTATTTAATCTGGGTCATATAAGCATAATATCTTATTTATTTTTTATATTATTTTCTACTTTAAAATATTTGAGAAGGATTATATTAAAATGGGTGCGTGACTTTATGATGTTGCTTAGGTAA
- a CDS encoding oligosaccharide flippase family protein translates to MKAKIEKLGLLLLGTLLGSGANLLIQTYLAREFSLKEYGIYISILNIINLLTPFIGFGIASFMLRVYMVEGGGAKRWLKGVYEIIFYSSLTVFFLLQLWGWVNNKNLSMFAIYTFFFIYMLGTSLNGFMLSRLQIENKVRVLSLWQLIPNSLKLAFILFLFLFFEKSILNISIAYALSGLLVCVFSINSLHKMRSGSVFLSFDNKNKNTENVSKIDLIRSAFPYGLTGIFYLIYMQSSIMIVTFLKGYEEVAYLGLALVFLTALCLIPSLFFQKLYMPKIYNWSNTDKIKLKNFYIKNTIIWGVLSIAIIILYFIFIKYFFVNIFGPKYDDRIEIFYFISLLVFVKYFTLNSGSIMNTEKLIDIKAKLMTKAAIANIILSIILVSYWGIYGAIMALILVEFFILLSFYKCIKNEYGF, encoded by the coding sequence ATGAAAGCTAAAATTGAAAAACTTGGACTCTTACTTTTGGGTACGTTATTAGGTTCAGGGGCGAATCTTTTAATACAAACTTATTTAGCAAGAGAGTTTTCTCTTAAAGAATATGGGATTTATATATCTATATTAAATATTATAAACTTACTAACACCGTTTATAGGTTTTGGCATAGCTAGTTTTATGTTAAGAGTATACATGGTAGAGGGAGGGGGTGCAAAAAGATGGCTTAAGGGGGTGTATGAAATTATATTCTATAGCTCATTAACAGTATTTTTTTTGTTACAATTATGGGGTTGGGTTAATAATAAAAATTTAAGTATGTTTGCTATTTATACTTTCTTTTTTATTTATATGTTAGGAACATCATTAAATGGTTTTATGCTAAGCAGATTGCAAATAGAAAATAAAGTAAGAGTGCTTTCTTTGTGGCAATTAATTCCTAATAGTTTAAAACTAGCATTTATATTATTTTTATTTTTATTTTTTGAAAAAAGCATATTAAATATCTCGATAGCATACGCTTTATCTGGTTTATTAGTGTGTGTGTTTTCTATAAATTCATTGCATAAGATGAGATCTGGAAGTGTATTTTTAAGTTTTGATAATAAAAATAAAAATACAGAAAATGTGTCCAAAATAGATTTAATTCGTTCAGCATTTCCATATGGTTTAACAGGTATATTTTATTTAATATATATGCAAAGTAGTATAATGATAGTTACCTTCCTGAAGGGTTATGAGGAGGTCGCGTATTTAGGATTGGCATTAGTTTTTTTAACAGCACTTTGCTTAATTCCTAGTTTGTTTTTTCAAAAATTATATATGCCAAAAATTTATAACTGGTCAAATACAGATAAAATAAAATTAAAAAATTTTTATATTAAAAATACAATTATTTGGGGTGTTTTATCAATTGCAATAATTATATTATATTTTATTTTTATTAAATATTTTTTTGTAAATATTTTTGGACCCAAGTATGATGATAGAATAGAAATATTTTATTTTATATCTTTGTTGGTTTTTGTGAAATACTTTACTTTAAATTCTGGATCAATAATGAATACAGAGAAATTAATTGATATTAAGGCTAAATTAATGACTAAGGCTGCAATTGCAAATATAATCTTAAGTATTATTTTGGTTTCTTATTGGGGGATTTATGGTGCTATAATGGCATTGATCTTGGTTGAATTTTTTATTCTTTTATCATTTTATAAATGTATTAAGAATGAGTATGGTTTCTAA
- a CDS encoding low molecular weight protein-tyrosine-phosphatase, with protein sequence MQIKHILLVCIGNICRSPMAEYFLKQQYPHLKIESAGIAGMVGHAADEKASLCMQSLGIDMSPHVARKLNAEMIKQADLVLVMSQNQQKHLEQTWPFAKGKTFRLGHWQARNIADPYQHDQAVFDDTCQLIQSCISDWKKYI encoded by the coding sequence ATGCAGATTAAACATATTTTACTGGTCTGTATTGGCAATATCTGCCGTAGTCCTATGGCCGAATACTTTTTAAAACAACAGTATCCGCATTTAAAGATTGAATCTGCGGGTATTGCGGGCATGGTAGGACATGCAGCAGATGAAAAAGCCAGTCTGTGCATGCAAAGTTTGGGCATTGATATGAGTCCGCATGTCGCTCGAAAGCTGAATGCCGAGATGATTAAACAGGCCGATCTGGTTCTGGTGATGAGTCAAAACCAACAAAAACATCTGGAACAGACCTGGCCTTTTGCCAAAGGTAAAACCTTCCGTTTGGGGCACTGGCAAGCCAGGAATATCGCTGATCCCTATCAGCATGACCAAGCTGTATTTGATGATACCTGCCAGTTAATACAGAGCTGTATTTCCGACTGGAAAAAATATATTTAA
- a CDS encoding sugar transferase has product MYHLVGKKILDLIIALIGFIILSPLFFLILFLLLIANRGSPFFTQLRPGKDEKIFKIIKFKTMNDKKDESGNLLPMGERITPFGNLLRKTSLDEIPQLLNVIKGDMSIVGPRPLLEQYLPLYTKRQKKRHSVKPGITGWAQINGRNQVTWKEKFEMDIWYVENISFKTDISIMLKTAQQVLLRKDIADIELAVTPEDFMD; this is encoded by the coding sequence ATGTATCATCTAGTTGGTAAAAAAATATTAGATTTAATAATAGCTTTAATAGGTTTTATTATACTTAGCCCATTATTTTTTTTGATTTTATTTCTATTACTTATTGCTAATAGGGGCTCCCCTTTTTTTACACAGTTGCGCCCAGGAAAAGATGAAAAAATCTTTAAAATTATTAAATTCAAGACCATGAATGATAAAAAAGATGAGAGTGGAAATCTCCTTCCTATGGGTGAGCGGATCACACCTTTTGGGAATTTATTAAGAAAGACTTCCTTAGATGAAATACCACAACTTCTAAATGTCATAAAAGGGGATATGTCAATTGTTGGTCCTAGGCCTTTACTAGAGCAATATCTTCCCCTTTATACAAAAAGGCAGAAAAAAAGGCACTCCGTTAAACCTGGTATTACAGGTTGGGCACAGATAAATGGTCGCAATCAAGTAACATGGAAAGAAAAATTTGAGATGGATATTTGGTATGTAGAGAACATCTCTTTTAAGACAGATATTTCAATTATGTTGAAAACGGCACAACAGGTTTTATTGCGGAAGGATATCGCAGATATTGAATTAGCAGTAACACCAGAAGACTTTATGGATTAA
- the tviB gene encoding Vi polysaccharide biosynthesis UDP-N-acetylglucosamine C-6 dehydrogenase TviB gives MLSIADLKIAVIGLGYVGLPLAVEFGKKVPVVGFDIYQKRIDELKSGQDHTLEVSPEELKQANQLSYSANLEDLKSCNFFIVTVPTPIDEFKQPDLTPLVKASTGIGQVLKKGDVVVYESTVYPGATEETCIPVLEQVSGLKFNQDFFAGYSPERINPGDKLHRVTNILKITSGSTPEVAEFVDQVYNLVIEAGTHKATSIKVAEAAKVIENTQRDVNIALINELAVIFNKMGIDTEAVLQAAGTKWNFLPFRPGLVGGHCIGVDPYYLTHKAQSIGYHPEIILAGRRLNDGMGAYVVTQLVKAMIKKKIQVEGAKVLVLGLSFKENCPDIRNTKIIDIVNELTEYNIAADVYDPWVDANEAQHEYGITPVSNLEQGQYDAVILAVAHDQFKAMGAEELRALGKSAHILYDLKYVLDQSESDLRL, from the coding sequence ATGCTATCTATTGCAGATTTAAAAATTGCGGTGATTGGTCTAGGTTATGTGGGCTTGCCACTTGCAGTTGAATTTGGGAAAAAAGTACCTGTGGTCGGTTTTGATATCTACCAAAAACGAATTGATGAACTTAAAAGTGGCCAAGACCATACCCTCGAAGTTTCCCCAGAAGAACTCAAACAGGCAAATCAGCTCAGTTATTCAGCAAATTTAGAAGATTTAAAAAGCTGTAACTTTTTTATCGTGACTGTGCCTACACCTATTGATGAATTTAAACAGCCAGATTTAACGCCACTTGTTAAGGCTTCGACCGGCATTGGTCAGGTGCTTAAAAAAGGCGATGTGGTGGTTTATGAGTCTACTGTCTATCCGGGTGCAACTGAAGAGACCTGTATTCCGGTTCTGGAACAGGTATCAGGTCTGAAGTTCAATCAGGACTTTTTTGCCGGTTATAGTCCGGAGCGAATTAACCCGGGCGATAAATTGCACCGAGTGACCAATATTCTGAAAATCACCTCAGGTTCTACCCCTGAAGTCGCTGAATTTGTTGATCAGGTGTATAACCTGGTGATTGAGGCAGGTACGCATAAAGCGACTAGCATTAAAGTGGCTGAAGCGGCAAAAGTAATTGAAAATACTCAGCGTGATGTCAACATTGCCCTGATTAATGAACTGGCCGTGATCTTTAATAAAATGGGAATTGATACCGAAGCAGTATTGCAGGCCGCCGGTACCAAATGGAATTTCTTGCCATTCCGTCCAGGTCTAGTCGGAGGGCACTGTATTGGTGTCGATCCGTACTATTTGACTCATAAAGCACAGTCTATCGGTTATCACCCTGAAATTATTCTGGCAGGTCGTCGTTTAAATGATGGCATGGGGGCTTATGTGGTTACCCAGCTGGTTAAGGCCATGATTAAGAAAAAAATTCAGGTCGAAGGTGCCAAGGTTCTGGTTTTAGGCTTAAGTTTTAAAGAAAACTGCCCGGATATTCGTAACACCAAAATTATTGATATTGTTAATGAACTGACAGAATACAATATTGCTGCAGATGTGTATGACCCATGGGTGGACGCAAACGAAGCTCAACATGAATACGGGATTACTCCAGTCTCCAATCTGGAACAGGGGCAGTATGACGCGGTGATTCTAGCCGTTGCCCATGATCAGTTTAAAGCCATGGGTGCCGAAGAATTACGTGCCCTAGGCAAGTCAGCACATATTTTATATGACCTGAAATATGTACTGGATCAATCTGAATCTGACCTTCGTCTGTAA
- a CDS encoding polysaccharide pyruvyl transferase family protein: protein MSMVSNMVDICKIKISGYYGMLNYGDDLFSYLTYHTVSKNFKTNECRIVSPSYVDRNLSYSEFKFLNAYYNQFNFKGKISRLVNYFISTFNTDYYIFSGGSLFSNDGVNIKDIVYSANYNRYKLHAMGVSIGPYKSIAAEKNNIEKLKLYEYIAVRDKKSFARLSSYNLDAKIVLAGDLAGLGCDIFKNSQFLNRKSNNFILGFSPCNLGSFEDSKKYVENFLKTTILLNKKNELEVYLLCLNDNPYNGDDVLCRYCSKILTENNITHKIINYSKIGIEETWNLIASLDFYVSVRLHGAITAYLNKIPFFLYEYHEKCTEFLDFIGMEKEITDLVLEDPKILIEKIERENIDLLSVENFSNMSKLNIIESPLYYKDI, encoded by the coding sequence ATGAGTATGGTTTCTAATATGGTTGATATCTGTAAAATAAAAATTTCTGGTTATTATGGTATGCTAAATTATGGAGATGATTTATTTTCCTACTTAACATATCATACAGTTTCTAAAAATTTTAAAACTAATGAATGTAGGATTGTTAGTCCTAGCTATGTAGATAGAAACTTAAGTTATTCAGAGTTTAAATTTTTAAATGCTTATTACAATCAATTTAATTTTAAGGGAAAAATATCAAGATTAGTTAATTATTTTATCTCAACATTTAATACTGATTATTATATATTTTCAGGTGGCTCTTTATTTTCTAATGATGGAGTAAATATTAAAGATATTGTATATAGTGCAAATTATAATAGATATAAGCTTCATGCTATGGGTGTTTCAATAGGGCCATATAAAAGTATAGCAGCAGAAAAAAATAATATAGAGAAGCTGAAGCTATATGAATACATAGCTGTAAGAGATAAAAAATCGTTTGCACGATTATCTTCATATAATTTAGATGCAAAGATAGTTTTAGCAGGGGATCTAGCAGGCTTGGGGTGTGATATATTTAAAAATTCCCAATTTTTAAATAGAAAAAGTAATAATTTTATACTTGGATTTTCTCCTTGTAATTTGGGTAGTTTTGAAGATTCAAAAAAATATGTTGAGAATTTTTTAAAAACTACTATTTTACTTAATAAAAAAAATGAACTTGAAGTTTATTTACTATGCTTAAATGATAATCCTTATAATGGTGATGATGTACTTTGTAGGTATTGTTCTAAAATCTTAACTGAAAATAATATTACACATAAAATTATAAATTATTCTAAGATAGGTATTGAGGAAACATGGAATTTAATTGCTAGTCTAGATTTTTATGTGAGTGTACGATTGCATGGTGCAATAACTGCTTATTTAAATAAGATTCCATTTTTTTTGTATGAATATCATGAAAAATGTACAGAATTTTTAGATTTTATTGGTATGGAAAAAGAAATTACGGATCTAGTATTGGAGGATCCAAAGATTTTAATTGAGAAGATAGAAAGAGAAAATATAGATTTATTGAGTGTTGAAAATTTCAGTAATATGTCAAAATTGAATATAATTGAAAGCCCTTTATATTATAAGGATATATAA
- a CDS encoding type III PLP-dependent enzyme domain-containing protein: MKSLTTPAYILDNEILEKSINSIKDSLFLNFKKSVLSYSLKTNSLPYILNKVMAANGYAEVVSKDEYELARLIGFNINKIIYNGPLKSKETFLEAIINGAIVNIETKAEIEWLSELPTEEIFNIGIRVNIDLATISPDDSKLDEDYSRFGFSVESGDFKEAINKINAYKHIKLNGLHAHRTTLTRSISAFDKICEYVGRIAKEYGLHLDYIDIGGGYYGIMENKPTFNEYFSSIAKKLELYFDLNKTTVIIEPGNAIVASCLDFITSVIDVKKIRDFHVVTIDGSRNDIDPFYKKNNYSYSLLSSNNTVSSFVNTQIVAGGTCLEYDKLFKIDNQQLLSVGDKIIFRSVGAYTMTLSPLFIRFFPSVYLLKDNQYSLIRKNWIAKDFFNIYDTANL; this comes from the coding sequence ATGAAAAGTTTAACTACACCAGCATATATTTTAGATAATGAGATTTTAGAAAAAAGTATTAATAGTATTAAGGATTCATTGTTCCTTAATTTTAAGAAAAGCGTACTAAGCTATTCTTTAAAAACAAACTCATTACCTTATATTTTAAATAAGGTTATGGCAGCGAATGGTTATGCTGAAGTTGTTTCTAAAGATGAATATGAGCTAGCTAGATTAATTGGATTTAATATTAATAAGATTATATATAATGGGCCTCTAAAATCTAAAGAAACTTTCCTAGAGGCTATTATTAATGGTGCAATAGTTAATATTGAAACTAAGGCTGAAATTGAGTGGTTGAGCGAGTTGCCTACAGAAGAAATATTTAATATTGGTATACGTGTTAATATTGATTTAGCTACTATATCTCCTGACGACTCTAAATTAGATGAAGACTATAGTCGTTTTGGTTTTTCTGTTGAGAGTGGTGATTTTAAAGAAGCAATCAATAAAATTAATGCGTATAAACATATTAAACTAAATGGTTTGCATGCTCATAGAACGACGCTTACGCGCTCTATTTCTGCTTTCGATAAAATATGTGAATATGTAGGTCGGATTGCTAAAGAATATGGTTTACATTTAGATTATATTGATATTGGTGGAGGATACTATGGAATCATGGAAAATAAGCCAACTTTCAATGAGTATTTTTCATCAATAGCAAAAAAGCTAGAACTCTATTTTGATTTAAATAAAACTACTGTGATTATTGAGCCAGGTAATGCAATTGTTGCATCTTGTTTAGATTTTATAACCAGTGTGATTGATGTAAAAAAAATACGTGATTTTCATGTTGTTACAATAGATGGATCACGTAATGATATTGATCCATTTTATAAAAAAAATAATTATTCTTATTCTTTGTTATCGTCGAATAATACCGTTTCATCATTTGTAAATACACAAATAGTAGCAGGTGGAACTTGTTTAGAATATGACAAACTATTTAAAATAGATAATCAACAATTACTCTCGGTTGGTGATAAAATAATTTTTAGATCAGTCGGGGCATATACGATGACTCTTTCTCCGCTATTTATTCGGTTTTTCCCTAGCGTTTATCTTTTAAAAGATAATCAATATAGTTTAATACGGAAAAATTGGATAGCTAAAGACTTCTTTAATATCTATGACACCGCGAATTTGTAG